Proteins from a single region of Oryza brachyantha chromosome 6, ObraRS2, whole genome shotgun sequence:
- the LOC102711440 gene encoding ER membrane protein complex subunit 7 homolog — MAARVPRLLVALFAVAVACAGAAAAYQPGSAEGYTIAGRVKIDAASASAKGFGLPAKTSNTKVILNGGQRVTFARPDGYFAFHNVPAGTHLIEVSSLGYLFSPVRVDISARNPGHIQAALTENRRVLNELVFEPLREEQYYETREPFSIMSLLKSPMGLMLGFMVIMVFVMPKMMENIDPEEIKQAQEQMRNSPVPSFSGLLARANS; from the exons ATGGCCGCGCGTGTCCCCCGCCTCCTCGTAGCCCTTTTCGCCGTCGCGGTGGCGTGcgcaggcgcggcggcggcctatCAGCCCGG ATCTGCTGAGGGGTACACGATCGCGGGCCGCGTCAAGATCGATG CTGCAAGTGCAAGTGCAAAGGGCTTTGGTCTTCCAGCCAAGACATCAAACACAAAAGTGATACTTAATGGTGGTCAGAGGGTTACATTTGCCAGGCCAGATGGCTACTTTGCATT CCACAATGTACCGGCTGGTACTCATTTAATTGAGGTCTCCTCGTTGGGCTACTTGTTTTCACCA GTTCGAGTAGACATCAGTGCCAGGAATCCTGGGCACATTCAAGCTGCATTGACTGAAAACAGAAGAGTTCTAAATGAGCTTGTGTTTGAACCTCTGAGAGAAGAGCAATACTACGAG acAAGGGAGCCTTTCTCCATCATGTCACTTTTGAAGAGCCCTATGGGTTTGATGCTCGGTTTTATGGTCATAATGGTCTTTGTTATGCCCAAAATGATGGAGAACATAG ATCCCGAGGAGATAAAGCAAGCTCAAGAACAAATGAGAAACTCCCCTGTTCCATCCTTCTCTGGCCTATTAGCCAGAGCAAACAGTTAG
- the LOC102710990 gene encoding phosphoenolpyruvate phosphatase has protein sequence MMGWRLALLLLHVLLCLVNGVSSGRTSSYVRTEYPSTDIPLESEWFAAPNGYNAPQQVHITQGDYNGKAVIVSWVTVAEPGPSEVFYGKNEHQYDQRAEGTVKNYTFYDYKSGYIHHCLVDGLEYNTKYYYKIGSGDSSREFWFETPPAIDPDASYTFGIIGDLGQTFNSLSTLQHYEKSQGQTVLFVGDLSYADRYQHNDGIRWDSWGRLVEHSTAYQPWIWSAGNHEIEYRPDLGETSTFKPYLHRYQTPYLASKSSSPMWYAVRRASAHIIVLSSYSPFVKYTPQWTWLKNELKHVDREKTPWLIVLMHAPMYNSNEAHYMEGESIRAAFEKWFVKYKVDLVFAGHVHAYERSYRISNINYNITSGNRYPMADKSAPVYITVGDGGNQEGLASRFSDPQPDYSAFREASYGHSILQLKNRTHAIYQWNRNDDGKNVPADNVVFHNQYWASNTRRRRLKKNHFRLGRIEDLISIF, from the exons ATGATGGGTTGGAGATTGGCTTTGCTACTATTACATGTTCTTTTGTGCCTAGTCAATGGTGTCTCCTCTGGCCGCACAAGCTCTTACGTGCGTACAGAGTACCCATCTACTGACATACCTCTAGAAAGTGAATGGTTTGCAGCTCCAAACGGCTATAATGCTCCACAGCAG GTTCATATCACTCAAGGTGACTATAACGGCAAAGCTGTTATAGTAtcatgggttactgtagcagaaCCTGGGCCAAGTGAGGTGTTCTATGGTAAAAATGAGCACCAGTATGATCAGAGAGCAGAAGGAACAGTGAAAAATTATACTTTTTATGACTATAAATCTGGATATATTCACCATTGCCTTGTTGATGGCCTTGAG TATAATACCAAATATTATTACAAGATTGGAAGTGGGGATTCATCTCGAGAATTTTGGTTTGAAACTCCTCCAGCGATTGATCCGGATGCGTCATACACATTTGGCATCATTG GTGATCTGGGGCAGACATTTAATTCCCTCTCAACTCTTCAACATTATGAAAAAAGCCAAGGACAAACTGTTCTATTTGTTGGGGATTTGTCATATGCTGATAGATATCAACATAATGATGGGATTCGTTGGGATTCTTGGGGGCGCCTTGTGGAACATAGTACTGCATATCAGCCATGGATTTGGAGtgctggaaaccacgagattGAATACAGACCTGATCTG GGAGAAACTTCTACATTCAAGCCATATCTGCATAGATATCAAACTCCATATTTGGCATCAAAGAGCAGTTCTCCTATGTGGTATGCAGTCAGGCGTGCATCTGCTCATATCATTGTGCTTTCTAGCTATTCTCCATTTG tAAAATACACTCCTCAATGGACCTGGTTGAAGAATGAACTGAAGCATGTGGATAGAGAGAAGACACCTTGGCTAATTGTTCTCATGCATGCTCCCATGTACAACAGCAATGAAGCACATTACATGGAGGGTGAGAGTATTAGGGCTGCTTTTGAGAAATGGTTCGTGAAGTACAAGGTTGACTTGGTATTTGCAGGGCATGTGCATGCTTATGAGAGATCG TATCGTATCTCTAACATCAATTACAACATAACATCGGGAAATCGATATCCAATGGCAGACAAATCTGCTCCTGTGTACATAACAGTTGGTGATGGAGGCAACCAGGAAGGTCTTGCTTCAAG GTTCAGTGATCCACAGCCAGACTACTCTGCGTTCAGGGAGGCTAGTTATGGTCATTCGATTTTGCAACTGAAAAACAGGACTCATGCTATCTACCAGTGGAATAGAAACGATGATGGGAAGAACGTACCTGCAGATAATGTGGTGTTCCATAACCAATATTG GGCAAGCAACACTCGACGCAGGAGGCTGAAGAAGAACCATTTTCGCCTAGGGCGCATTGAGGACTTGATATCAATATTCTAG